Proteins encoded within one genomic window of Triticum aestivum cultivar Chinese Spring chromosome 2D, IWGSC CS RefSeq v2.1, whole genome shotgun sequence:
- the LOC123054587 gene encoding translation initiation factor IF-2-like translates to MAAAVAAVTSPDLFSFHASIAPLPAPPVGAEDDDGDFEFRIPAAVAALSAADELFSDGKLVPLLPLLNPASTCSAPPCPEEEPPSEPASPRAPRCAGRRWRDLLLLVTKKPKAGETKGRTEASVGRREAHSRPLLSRDSSSSSSASSSDSGRNARRPPPPSRPPLRTRSAPVASLLHLMSKKNAGGCRNGAAAAAAPKQRQQQQACAHPLLTRASSSSSASSSDSGRNSRPPWHPRGPARPWRPAIAAESPRVSASGRVVFRGLERCSSTPAAGGVGGLRRPRPRGMERSYSTNVRVDPVINVFGFGHLFFPASPSKEKKADAAGGGRRNRPEKLAMMLRDPQD, encoded by the coding sequence atggccgccgccgtcgccgcagtgACCTCGCCGGATCTCTTCTCGTTCCACGCGTCCATCGCGCCCTTGCCGGCACCTCCGGTGGGCGCTGAAGACGACGACGGCGACTTCGAGTTCCGCATCCCGGCGGCGGTGGCCGCGCTCTCCGCCGCTGACGAGCTCTTCTCGGACGGAAAGCTCGTGCCTCTCCTCCCGCTGCTGAATCCCGCCTCGACCTGCTCGGCTCCGCCGTGCCCGGAGGAGGAGCCTCCCTCGGAGCCCGCCTCTCCCCGCGCGCCGCGGTGTGCTGGGCGGCGGTGGCGTGATCTCCTCCTCCTCGTTACAAAGAAGCCCAAAGCCGGCGAGACCAAGGGTCGCACGGAAGCGTCCGTGGGGCGTCGGGAGGCGCATTCGCGGCCGCTCCTCTCGCGcgactcctcctcgtcctcgtcggccTCCTCGTCCGACTCCGGCAGGaacgcgcgccgcccgccgccgccgtcgcgcccaccCCTGCGGACGCGCTCCGCGCCGGTGGCGAGCCTCCTCCACCTCATGTCCAAGAAGAACGCCGGCGGCTGCAGGAacggcgccgccgcggccgcggcccCGAAACAGCGCCAGCAGCAGCAGGCGTGCGCGCACCCGCTCCTGACCCgggcctcctcgtcgtcctcggcctcctcctcggacTCCGGCAGGAACTCCCGTCCGCCGTGGCATCCGCGCGGCCCCGCGCGGCCATGGCGCCCCGCGATAGCCGCCGAGAGCCCGCGCGTCAGCGCGTCCGGGCGCGTGGTGTTCCGGGGCCTGGAGCGGTGCTCGAGCACGCCCGCCGCGGGGGGCGTCGGCGGCCTGCGGCGGCCGCGGCCGAGGGGCATGGAGCGCTCGTACTCGACCAATGTGCGCGTGGATCCGGTGATCAACGTGTTCGGCTTCGGGCACCTGTTCTTCCCAGCttcgccgtccaaggagaagaaggccgacgccgcgggcggcggccggaggaacAGGCCGGAGAAGCTGGCGATGATGCTGAGAGATCCGCAGGATTAG